One part of the Sorangiineae bacterium MSr11954 genome encodes these proteins:
- a CDS encoding cation-translocating P-type ATPase has product MSVIAGTDEPVEKVLQRLKSDPARGLTDAEAQSRLARDGRNELPPPPKPSALKRFFNQFANPIVLTLLVAAVIALINGATQDTSGPFLVRFGDAIAIFLIVALNAVLGYYQEQRAEAALDALQKMQTPSARVRRDDKVVVLNAVELVAGDILEIEAGDAVPADARLLQTINLATEESALTGESVPVGKDARGQVPADAPLGDRANMLFVGSNVVRGKGRALVVATGTRTELGKLSELIRGAGGDRVTPLEQKLDEFGKRILLTCLGLSVLLFARGMWKGDRSWHELLLEAVSLAVAAIPEGLPAITTITLALGMQRMAKRGAIVRKLAAVETLGAATVICSDKTGTLTQNEMTVTRIHCGRRSYEVTGVGYDPRGSIVGDSGDIVDTPGKPLRHLLQIVALCNNAELDIDDNGKWCAIGDPTEAALLTLSAKGGLPKESVLPTHQLLKELPFDSDRKRMTILTLDAKGREVVHTKGSADVLLPLCTYFEDEDGIREMTAADRENIERELGRMSEQQLRVLAVARRILGKRPDSSPVSGPSFVDSMPAILPHPIELEESLTFVGLVGMIDPPRPGVKEAVAACARAQVRAVMITGDHKLTAIAIARELGLWDEGALALTGAELEKLSPEELEKRVEHVRVFARVTAEQKLRIVRAFKNLGHVVAMTGDGVNDAPALREAHIGVAMGKNGTDVARQAADMVIADDNFATIVEAVREGRAIYRNIQKFIFFLLSANAGLLVTVFVASFLDVPPLTPLMILWINLVTNGLPALALGVDPPDPTQMNEPPRKTNTGLLRTREYVGIVFVGLWMGGAALLTYFWPWNHGIGGAARVEERAAAFTLLALSPLLHALSCRSATASIAALKPKVSVPLALAIVLSAAIHSVAVFVPALRPVFRTYLMTGAEWLILFLLSASIVPGVELMKLVQRGGVGGRTLGPISRRSTES; this is encoded by the coding sequence GTGAGCGTCATTGCGGGAACCGACGAACCGGTCGAGAAGGTCCTCCAGCGTCTCAAGTCGGACCCCGCGCGGGGCCTCACCGACGCCGAGGCCCAGTCACGCCTCGCGCGCGACGGGCGAAACGAGCTTCCGCCGCCGCCCAAGCCGAGCGCGCTGAAGCGCTTCTTCAATCAGTTCGCCAACCCCATCGTACTCACCTTGTTGGTCGCGGCGGTCATCGCCCTGATCAACGGCGCCACGCAGGATACGAGCGGCCCCTTTTTGGTGCGCTTCGGCGACGCCATCGCCATCTTCCTCATCGTCGCGCTCAACGCCGTCCTCGGCTACTACCAGGAGCAACGCGCCGAGGCCGCGCTCGATGCGCTGCAAAAGATGCAGACCCCCTCGGCCCGCGTGCGCCGCGACGACAAGGTGGTCGTCCTCAACGCCGTGGAGCTGGTCGCCGGCGACATTCTGGAGATCGAAGCCGGCGACGCGGTGCCGGCCGACGCGCGGCTCTTGCAGACCATCAATTTGGCCACCGAGGAGTCGGCGCTCACCGGGGAGTCGGTCCCCGTGGGCAAGGACGCGCGCGGGCAAGTGCCGGCCGACGCCCCGCTGGGCGATCGCGCGAACATGCTCTTCGTGGGCTCCAACGTGGTGCGCGGCAAAGGGCGCGCGCTGGTGGTGGCGACCGGGACGCGCACCGAGCTCGGAAAGCTGTCGGAGCTGATTCGCGGCGCGGGCGGCGATCGGGTCACCCCGCTCGAGCAAAAGCTCGACGAGTTCGGCAAGCGCATCCTCCTGACGTGCCTCGGGCTCTCGGTGCTCCTCTTCGCGCGCGGCATGTGGAAGGGCGATCGCAGCTGGCACGAGCTGCTCCTCGAGGCCGTGAGCCTGGCGGTCGCCGCCATCCCCGAGGGCTTGCCGGCCATCACCACCATCACCCTCGCCCTCGGCATGCAGCGCATGGCCAAGCGCGGCGCCATCGTGCGCAAGCTTGCCGCGGTCGAGACCTTGGGCGCGGCCACCGTCATCTGCTCGGACAAGACCGGCACCTTGACGCAGAACGAGATGACGGTCACCCGCATCCACTGCGGCCGCCGCTCCTACGAAGTCACCGGCGTCGGCTACGATCCGCGCGGCAGCATCGTGGGCGACTCGGGCGACATCGTCGACACGCCGGGCAAGCCGCTGCGGCACTTGTTGCAAATCGTTGCACTCTGCAACAATGCGGAGCTCGACATCGACGACAACGGGAAATGGTGCGCCATCGGCGATCCCACCGAGGCCGCGCTGCTCACGCTCTCGGCCAAGGGCGGGCTCCCCAAAGAGTCGGTCCTGCCGACGCACCAGCTCTTGAAGGAGCTGCCGTTCGACAGCGATCGTAAGCGCATGACCATCCTCACCCTCGACGCCAAGGGGCGCGAGGTGGTGCACACCAAGGGCAGCGCCGACGTGCTGCTCCCGCTGTGCACGTACTTCGAGGACGAAGACGGCATCCGCGAGATGACCGCCGCCGATCGCGAGAACATCGAGCGGGAGCTCGGGCGTATGAGCGAGCAGCAGCTGCGCGTGCTGGCGGTGGCGCGGCGCATTTTGGGCAAGCGCCCGGACTCCAGCCCCGTGTCCGGCCCCTCGTTCGTGGATTCGATGCCGGCCATCCTGCCCCACCCCATCGAGCTGGAGGAGAGCCTCACCTTCGTGGGGTTGGTGGGCATGATCGACCCGCCGCGCCCGGGGGTGAAAGAGGCGGTGGCGGCGTGCGCGCGGGCGCAGGTGCGCGCGGTGATGATCACGGGCGATCACAAGCTGACGGCCATCGCCATCGCGCGCGAGCTGGGCCTGTGGGACGAGGGCGCGCTCGCGCTGACGGGCGCGGAGCTGGAGAAGCTCTCGCCGGAGGAGCTCGAGAAGCGCGTGGAGCACGTGCGCGTGTTCGCGCGGGTCACGGCGGAGCAGAAGCTCCGGATCGTGCGCGCGTTCAAGAACTTGGGGCACGTGGTGGCGATGACGGGCGACGGCGTGAACGACGCGCCGGCGCTGCGCGAGGCGCACATCGGGGTGGCGATGGGGAAGAACGGGACCGACGTCGCGCGCCAGGCGGCCGACATGGTCATCGCCGACGACAACTTCGCCACCATCGTGGAGGCCGTGCGCGAGGGCCGGGCGATCTACCGGAACATCCAGAAGTTCATCTTCTTCTTGTTGTCGGCCAACGCGGGTCTCCTGGTGACCGTGTTCGTGGCCTCGTTCCTCGACGTGCCGCCGCTCACGCCGCTCATGATCCTCTGGATCAACTTGGTGACCAACGGGCTGCCCGCGCTGGCGCTGGGCGTCGATCCGCCCGATCCCACGCAGATGAACGAGCCGCCGCGCAAGACCAACACCGGCCTTTTGCGCACGCGCGAGTACGTGGGCATCGTGTTCGTGGGTCTATGGATGGGAGGGGCGGCACTCCTCACGTACTTCTGGCCTTGGAACCATGGCATCGGCGGCGCGGCGCGCGTGGAGGAGCGCGCGGCGGCCTTTACCTTGCTCGCTTTGAGCCCGCTCCTGCACGCGCTGAGCTGCCGCTCGGCCACCGCATCCATCGCCGCGCTGAAGCCGAAGGTCTCGGTGCCGCTCGCCCTGGCCATCGTGCTGAGCGCGGCGATTCACTCGGTCGCCGTGTTCGTGCCGGCGCTCCGTCCGGTGTTCCGCACGTACCTGATGACGGGCGCCGAGTGGCTGATCTTGTTCCTTCTTTCGGCGTCGATCGTGCCGGGGGTGGAGTTGATGAAGCTCGTTCAACGTGGGGGCGTGGGGGGGCGGACGTTGGGGCCGATTTCACGAAGGAGCACGGAGTCGTGA
- a CDS encoding serine/threonine protein kinase, translated as MAVAEGGDVAVGSGAPSKRVDPYVGKTVDGRYFVERVIGEGGMGVVYRGRHKVIDKKVALKILRGDVARDGEIVERFLQEARAASTIGNPHIIDIADFGTLPDGAAYIVMEYLDGISLAEALKQQGTMTASRLVHIARQMAQGLSAAHKAGIVHRDLKPDNVFLITRGGNADFVKILDFGIAKVGGEASRLTRAGTVFGTPHYMSPEQAAGEPVDARTDVYALGIILYELAYGKVPFDADNFMGILTQHMYRAPVPLTTLVPDFLPGLDAVILKLLAKRSEARYQTMDELVIDLDVLEKKGYPRAVADLNTGAETFQSTPDYFGSSVPPPLAAGATPIPAVVPPSRLPLFIGVALVTTVLLTVIIVLIVRRMEGGAEMRRPVDNVVAAPTDRSVVVITQPLGAHVSRDGVDLGPQPIVKMPEGTSVTVEVSHVNYITQQVTLDGTTEKVIVELKPLPPEEQTPPPKPVSSQPAIAPIKRPVVPAASATVSGRPSDVLGDPWRKK; from the coding sequence TTGGCGGTCGCGGAGGGGGGCGATGTAGCCGTCGGTTCGGGCGCACCCTCCAAGCGCGTGGATCCCTACGTCGGAAAGACCGTCGATGGCCGCTATTTCGTGGAGCGGGTGATCGGCGAAGGGGGCATGGGCGTCGTCTACCGTGGACGCCACAAGGTCATCGACAAGAAGGTGGCGCTGAAGATCCTGCGCGGCGACGTGGCGCGCGACGGCGAGATCGTCGAGCGCTTTTTGCAAGAGGCGCGCGCCGCATCGACGATTGGCAATCCGCACATCATCGATATTGCCGACTTCGGGACCTTGCCCGATGGCGCGGCCTATATCGTCATGGAGTATCTGGACGGGATCAGCCTCGCCGAAGCCTTGAAACAACAGGGCACGATGACGGCGTCGCGCCTGGTCCACATCGCGCGGCAAATGGCGCAAGGGCTCTCGGCCGCGCACAAAGCAGGCATCGTTCATCGCGACTTGAAGCCCGACAACGTGTTCTTGATCACGCGCGGCGGGAATGCCGACTTCGTGAAGATTCTCGACTTCGGCATCGCCAAGGTCGGCGGCGAAGCGTCGCGGCTGACGCGCGCGGGGACGGTATTCGGAACACCGCATTACATGTCGCCCGAGCAGGCGGCGGGGGAGCCGGTCGACGCGCGCACCGACGTGTACGCGCTCGGGATCATCCTCTACGAGCTCGCTTACGGCAAGGTGCCGTTCGACGCCGACAACTTCATGGGGATCCTGACGCAGCACATGTACCGCGCGCCCGTCCCCCTCACGACCTTGGTGCCCGACTTCTTGCCGGGGCTCGACGCGGTGATCCTCAAGCTCCTCGCCAAGCGGAGCGAGGCTCGTTACCAAACGATGGACGAGCTGGTCATCGATCTCGACGTGCTCGAAAAGAAGGGCTACCCGCGCGCGGTGGCCGACTTGAACACCGGGGCCGAGACCTTCCAGAGCACGCCCGACTACTTTGGCTCGTCGGTCCCACCGCCGCTCGCGGCCGGCGCGACCCCCATCCCCGCGGTGGTGCCGCCCTCGCGCCTGCCGCTCTTCATTGGCGTGGCGCTGGTGACCACGGTGCTGCTCACCGTGATCATCGTCCTCATCGTTCGGCGCATGGAGGGCGGCGCGGAGATGCGGCGCCCGGTCGATAACGTGGTGGCCGCGCCCACGGATCGCTCGGTGGTGGTGATCACGCAGCCCCTCGGCGCGCACGTCTCCCGCGACGGCGTGGATTTGGGGCCGCAGCCCATCGTGAAGATGCCCGAGGGAACGAGCGTGACCGTGGAGGTGAGCCACGTGAACTACATCACGCAACAAGTGACGTTGGACGGTACGACCGAGAAGGTGATCGTGGAGCTGAAACCGCTGCCCCCCGAGGAGCAAACGCCGCCGCCGAAACCGGTGTCGTCGCAGCCCGCGATCGCCCCCATCAAGCGACCCGTCGTGCCCGCGGCCAGCGCCACGGTGAGCGGGCGGCCCTCCGACGTTCTCGGCGATCCCTGGCGTAAGAAGTAG
- a CDS encoding serine/threonine protein kinase, with protein MGAAEPGSLVGTVVGGHYKVRRLIGQGGMGEVYAADGKAGEVVALKVLHERAAQDPDLVARFQREASIAAQVQSPYVARILGAGKDRNGRLWIAFERLTGEGLDERLRREQYLSFGDVAPVVDDALQGLDAAHRAGVIHRDIKPANLFVEKRRLTAKEIANGDSEERTRILDFGISKVRKNRKSEPSLTAFDATLGSFAYMAPEQVRGSARVDERADLYALGAVAYRALTGRLPFEGNNALTLIALKLDREAPSLAATTGDEWPAGIERFLEKMMARDRERRFKSASEALEAWRTVWNAMANMPLPARSPPTRLERDDDSTQITFADSASANPRR; from the coding sequence ATGGGCGCGGCGGAACCCGGATCACTCGTCGGTACCGTAGTCGGCGGGCACTACAAGGTTCGCCGTCTGATCGGGCAGGGTGGTATGGGCGAAGTGTACGCCGCCGACGGAAAGGCGGGCGAGGTCGTAGCCCTCAAGGTGCTGCATGAGCGCGCCGCCCAAGACCCGGACTTGGTCGCCCGATTCCAGCGGGAGGCCTCGATTGCCGCGCAGGTTCAATCGCCGTACGTGGCCCGCATTCTCGGGGCCGGCAAGGACCGAAACGGGCGGCTCTGGATCGCGTTCGAGCGCCTGACGGGGGAGGGGCTCGACGAGCGTCTGCGCCGCGAGCAATACCTCTCCTTTGGCGATGTGGCCCCGGTGGTCGATGACGCCCTTCAAGGGCTCGACGCCGCGCACCGTGCGGGGGTCATTCACCGCGACATCAAACCTGCGAACTTGTTCGTCGAGAAGCGCCGGCTGACCGCCAAGGAGATCGCCAACGGTGACTCCGAGGAGCGGACGCGGATCCTCGACTTCGGGATCAGCAAGGTTCGTAAGAATCGAAAAAGCGAGCCATCGCTCACTGCCTTCGATGCCACGCTCGGCAGCTTCGCCTACATGGCGCCCGAGCAAGTGCGCGGCTCGGCGCGGGTGGACGAGCGGGCCGATCTCTACGCTCTGGGGGCGGTGGCCTACCGTGCGCTCACGGGCCGTTTGCCGTTCGAGGGAAACAACGCGCTGACCCTCATCGCGCTCAAGCTGGATCGCGAGGCCCCCTCCTTGGCCGCCACCACCGGCGACGAGTGGCCCGCCGGCATCGAGCGCTTCCTCGAAAAAATGATGGCCCGCGACCGCGAGCGCCGCTTCAAGAGCGCCTCCGAGGCCCTCGAAGCCTGGCGCACGGTATGGAACGCGATGGCCAACATGCCATTGCCCGCGCGCTCACCGCCCACCCGCCTCGAACGCGACGACGACTCCACGCAAATCACCTTCGCCGACAGCGCCTCGGCCAATCCGCGTCGTTAG
- a CDS encoding YbjN domain-containing protein has protein sequence MRTVQDVEAYLEKLNRRYSVVEGERNTYLIHTSEAFPPIAMRIDPPLVVLRVHIADASADQPALFRKLLQLNAGSLLHSSYGLESARQTASGEGTSSVSTDRIVLGSALELENLDFNELEATLDEIDVALAQQVPELSQLLKRS, from the coding sequence ATGCGAACCGTCCAGGACGTCGAGGCCTACTTGGAGAAGCTGAATCGCCGGTACTCCGTTGTGGAAGGCGAACGCAATACTTACCTCATTCATACGAGTGAAGCCTTCCCCCCCATCGCGATGCGAATCGACCCGCCTCTGGTCGTGCTGCGGGTGCACATCGCCGACGCGAGCGCCGACCAGCCCGCGCTCTTCCGCAAGCTCCTCCAACTCAACGCCGGCTCGCTCTTGCACTCGAGTTACGGGCTCGAGTCGGCACGGCAAACCGCCTCCGGCGAGGGCACCAGCTCCGTGAGCACCGACCGCATCGTCTTGGGCAGCGCGCTCGAGCTCGAGAACCTCGACTTCAACGAGCTGGAGGCCACGCTCGACGAGATCGACGTCGCGCTCGCGCAGCAGGTCCCCGAGCTGTCGCAACTCTTGAAGCGCTCCTGA
- a CDS encoding ABC transporter permease: MGYPLSLAIRYMGAKKRASISAGTAFAILGVMLGVAALSIVMSVTGGFKDQFREKVLGVNAHVLVLKYSSDFREYREVMAKVEHVKGVTGVGPFIINPMMVTHGERTATGVLLKGVDPELMPKVLDLPKYITAGSLEGLRREGAAPPERRVDSFFRDPAPPKGGSADPSAGVGGPKKPFLDAIRDEIAKDEERAAAGITEPSGEPRERGADARPRITDEPPMVGRDLTPEGGYKSELPDGDVLPDEYDPDPCKSPEQIKRLPGVVMGQTLAKQLGVSLGDCINITSPTIGVALGSSTIRPAVAKQFRVIALFEAGFDQYDSKLVYTDLFEAQSFYDQGDSVTGIEMKVDDIDQSGAISKEIEKLLANSVYRTMDWMDLNHGLFTALLIQQIVMSLVLAMIIVVAAFTVIATIIMVVLDKKKEIALLKAIGARNGAILRVFLYQGSIIGLVGTSLGLVLGYGGCRALAAYGFPLDPKVYFISRVPVLIRPTEFIITGLTAIAICLLATLFPALYAARLRPADGLRAE, translated from the coding sequence ATGGGTTATCCCCTCTCCCTCGCCATCCGCTACATGGGCGCCAAAAAGCGCGCCTCCATCTCGGCCGGCACCGCGTTCGCCATCCTGGGCGTCATGCTGGGCGTGGCGGCGCTCTCCATCGTGATGAGCGTGACGGGCGGGTTCAAGGACCAGTTTCGCGAGAAGGTCCTCGGGGTAAACGCCCACGTGCTGGTGCTCAAGTACTCGTCGGACTTTCGCGAGTACCGCGAGGTGATGGCCAAGGTCGAGCACGTGAAAGGGGTGACCGGGGTCGGGCCCTTCATCATCAATCCGATGATGGTCACGCACGGCGAGCGCACGGCCACGGGGGTTTTGCTCAAAGGAGTCGACCCCGAGCTGATGCCCAAGGTGCTGGATCTGCCCAAGTACATCACGGCGGGGAGCCTCGAGGGTCTGCGGAGGGAGGGCGCGGCGCCCCCCGAGCGCCGGGTGGATTCGTTCTTTCGCGATCCTGCGCCGCCAAAGGGCGGCTCGGCGGATCCCAGCGCGGGGGTGGGCGGTCCGAAGAAGCCGTTCCTCGACGCGATCCGCGACGAGATCGCGAAGGACGAGGAGCGCGCGGCCGCCGGGATCACCGAGCCAAGCGGCGAGCCGCGCGAACGGGGGGCAGACGCCCGCCCCCGAATCACCGACGAGCCGCCCATGGTGGGCCGCGACCTGACCCCGGAAGGTGGGTACAAGAGCGAGCTCCCCGATGGCGACGTTCTACCCGACGAGTACGATCCCGATCCGTGCAAGAGCCCCGAGCAGATCAAGCGGCTCCCGGGGGTGGTCATGGGCCAGACCTTGGCCAAGCAGCTGGGCGTGAGCCTGGGGGATTGCATCAACATTACGTCGCCGACCATCGGCGTGGCGCTCGGGAGCTCCACCATCCGGCCGGCGGTCGCCAAGCAGTTCCGCGTCATCGCGCTGTTCGAGGCGGGCTTCGATCAGTACGACTCCAAGCTGGTGTACACGGATCTCTTCGAGGCGCAGTCCTTCTACGATCAAGGCGACAGCGTCACCGGGATCGAGATGAAGGTCGATGACATCGATCAATCGGGCGCCATTTCGAAGGAGATCGAGAAGCTGCTCGCCAACAGCGTCTACCGCACCATGGATTGGATGGACCTCAATCATGGCCTCTTCACGGCGCTGCTCATTCAGCAGATCGTGATGAGCCTCGTTTTGGCGATGATCATCGTGGTCGCGGCCTTCACCGTGATCGCCACCATCATCATGGTGGTCCTCGACAAGAAGAAGGAAATCGCGCTCCTCAAGGCCATCGGCGCGCGCAACGGAGCCATTTTGCGCGTGTTCTTGTACCAGGGCAGCATCATCGGTCTCGTTGGGACCTCCTTGGGGCTCGTCCTCGGGTACGGAGGCTGCAGAGCCCTCGCGGCCTACGGATTTCCGCTGGACCCTAAGGTCTACTTCATCTCCCGCGTCCCTGTTTTGATCCGTCCGACCGAATTCATCATCACCGGATTGACGGCCATCGCCATCTGCCTGCTCGCCACCCTCTTCCCGGCACTGTATGCGGCGCGACTTCGTCCAGCGGACGGGCTCCGCGCCGAATGA
- a CDS encoding ABC transporter permease translates to MGYPFSLALRYMGAKKRASVSAGTAFAIVGVMLGVAALSIVMSVTGGFQEQFREKVLGVNAHVLVLKYGDFREYREVMKKLEHVKGVTGIGPFTIHSMMVTHGTRTATGTQLKGVDPEAMPKILDLPKHITAGGLAGLRREGAKPPERRVDSIFRSGSPSARPVPSVPGAPASPPKVAIPSFEPPAPVADDVPPAQDVTPKGGYTSQLPTDDVLPDEYDPDPCRSPEQVKRLPGVVIGKTLAKQLDVGLGDCVSVTSPAVGMSVAGMRPALAKQFRVVALFEAGFDQYDSKFVYTDLYEAQAFFDQGDSVSGIEMKVDDIEHSAAIAKEIEALLASNVYRTMDWMDLNHGLFTALFIQQIAMSVVLGLIIVVAAFTVIATIVMVVLDKQKEIALLKAIGARNDAILRVFLYQGGIIGVVGTAFGLLLGYGGCKALAAYGFPLDPKVYFISKVPVLIRPNEFIVTGAFAIVICLVATLFPALYAARLRPADGLRAE, encoded by the coding sequence ATGGGCTACCCCTTTTCCCTCGCCCTCCGCTACATGGGCGCCAAGAAACGAGCCTCCGTTTCGGCAGGCACCGCCTTTGCCATCGTCGGCGTCATGCTGGGCGTGGCGGCGCTCTCCATCGTCATGAGCGTCACCGGCGGGTTTCAGGAGCAGTTCCGCGAGAAGGTCCTCGGGGTCAACGCCCATGTCCTCGTGCTCAAATATGGGGATTTTCGCGAGTACCGCGAGGTGATGAAGAAGCTCGAGCACGTCAAAGGTGTGACTGGGATTGGTCCCTTCACCATCCATTCCATGATGGTCACCCATGGCACCCGCACGGCCACCGGCACCCAGCTCAAAGGGGTCGACCCCGAGGCGATGCCCAAGATCCTCGATCTTCCGAAGCACATCACCGCCGGAGGGCTCGCCGGCCTCCGCCGCGAGGGCGCAAAACCCCCGGAGCGAAGGGTCGACAGCATCTTCCGCAGCGGCTCCCCGTCGGCCCGCCCGGTCCCATCGGTCCCCGGCGCCCCCGCCTCTCCTCCTAAAGTCGCGATCCCATCGTTCGAGCCGCCCGCCCCCGTGGCCGACGACGTCCCCCCCGCGCAGGACGTGACCCCCAAGGGCGGCTACACGAGCCAGCTCCCGACCGACGACGTCCTACCCGACGAGTACGATCCCGACCCCTGCAGGAGCCCCGAGCAAGTGAAACGGCTTCCGGGCGTGGTCATTGGCAAGACGCTGGCCAAGCAGCTCGACGTCGGGCTCGGCGACTGCGTCAGCGTCACCTCGCCTGCTGTGGGCATGTCCGTTGCGGGGATGCGGCCGGCGCTGGCCAAACAGTTCCGGGTGGTGGCGCTGTTCGAGGCGGGCTTCGATCAGTACGACTCCAAGTTCGTTTACACCGATCTCTACGAGGCCCAGGCCTTCTTCGACCAGGGCGACAGCGTGAGCGGCATCGAGATGAAGGTCGATGACATCGAGCACTCGGCCGCCATCGCCAAGGAGATCGAAGCGCTGCTCGCGAGCAACGTCTACCGGACCATGGACTGGATGGATCTGAACCACGGCCTCTTCACCGCGCTGTTCATTCAGCAGATCGCCATGAGCGTGGTGCTGGGGCTGATCATCGTGGTGGCCGCCTTTACGGTCATCGCCACCATCGTCATGGTGGTCTTGGACAAGCAGAAGGAAATCGCGCTCCTCAAGGCCATCGGCGCCCGCAACGACGCGATCTTGCGCGTCTTCCTCTATCAAGGCGGCATCATTGGCGTGGTGGGCACCGCGTTCGGGCTCCTGCTCGGCTACGGCGGCTGCAAAGCGCTGGCCGCGTATGGGTTTCCGCTCGATCCCAAGGTTTACTTCATCTCCAAGGTCCCCGTTTTGATCCGGCCGAACGAGTTCATCGTCACGGGCGCGTTCGCCATCGTCATTTGCCTGGTGGCCACCCTCTTTCCTGCGCTGTACGCGGCGCGACTTCGCCCTGCGGACGGGCTTCGCGCCGAGTAA
- a CDS encoding PspA/IM30 family protein — protein MGIFSRLAQLIKSNLNDLISKSEDPEKMLNQVVLDMNNQLVEAKKQVAASIADEKRLAKQHEQEAANATEWERRAMMALRAGNEELAKEALARKKEHDQLAATFKEQWQKQKAAVDSLKRALRMLNDKIEEAKRKKNVLIARKKRAEAQRAIQETMSGLRDQSAFETFERMSNKIDQLEAEAEAGAEIQEEYTGDVLAAQFANLEKTAGADEELLALKRKMGLAPPEEAPPAKVAEPIQARVDATADFDARLAEASPPTHAASAREQEELAAALEELEAEQQGTQQRKAGH, from the coding sequence ATGGGTATTTTCAGCCGTCTCGCGCAGCTCATCAAATCGAACCTGAATGACCTGATCAGCAAATCGGAGGACCCCGAGAAGATGCTGAACCAGGTCGTCCTCGACATGAACAATCAGCTGGTCGAGGCCAAGAAGCAGGTGGCCGCCTCGATCGCCGACGAGAAGCGCCTCGCCAAGCAGCACGAGCAAGAAGCGGCCAACGCCACCGAGTGGGAGCGCCGCGCGATGATGGCCCTGCGCGCGGGCAACGAGGAGCTCGCGAAGGAGGCCCTCGCGCGCAAGAAGGAGCACGACCAGCTGGCGGCGACCTTCAAGGAGCAGTGGCAGAAACAAAAGGCGGCCGTCGACTCGCTCAAGCGCGCGCTGCGCATGCTGAACGACAAGATCGAGGAGGCCAAGCGCAAGAAGAACGTGCTCATCGCGCGGAAGAAGCGCGCGGAGGCGCAGAGGGCCATCCAGGAGACGATGAGCGGCCTGCGCGATCAGAGCGCCTTCGAGACGTTCGAGCGCATGTCGAACAAGATCGATCAGCTGGAGGCCGAGGCCGAGGCGGGCGCCGAGATCCAAGAGGAGTACACGGGCGACGTGCTCGCCGCGCAGTTCGCGAACCTGGAGAAGACCGCGGGCGCCGACGAGGAGCTGCTCGCGCTCAAGCGCAAGATGGGCCTCGCCCCGCCGGAGGAGGCGCCGCCGGCCAAGGTCGCGGAGCCCATTCAGGCGCGGGTCGATGCCACCGCGGACTTCGACGCGCGCTTGGCCGAGGCCTCGCCCCCCACGCACGCGGCCTCCGCGCGCGAACAAGAAGAGTTGGCTGCGGCGCTCGAGGAGCTCGAGGCCGAGCAGCAAGGAACGCAACAACGGAAGGCGGGACATTGA